ACTTAAAGCAAAAACTGAAATAGAGAATAGACCAAGCATCACTATATTCTTATTTTTTTCCATTTTTCTTCCTCAACAGGTTTATTAATTCAACTGACTAAATTACTTATCTGTTATTAAGCGAATAATCCATCTTAAGCATACAGAAATATCATATGAGAATGTACACTCAATATTGTTAGATTTAAAGAGAGAACATAAAATATCACTCAAAAGCATCTACTACAAAATCAACAAAAGCACGTACTTTAGCGGTAAGGTACTGGCGATGTGGATACACAGCATACACATCATATTTGATATGATCGTAATCATCTAAAATAACCTGTAACTCACCACTGTCTACTTCTTTTTCACAGGTAAATAACGGCACGCGTGTTATACCTATACCCTTCATTACCATTGCAATTTCTATATTAGCGCTGTTACACATTGCCCGTGCTTCGATCGTTACACTGCTACGTTTACCGCCTTTATTGAATACCCATTGCGTGGGTGCAGGTAATAAGGAGTAAGCAATACAGTCATGCTGAGTTAATTCTTCAACATTTTGTGGAGTGCCCCTACGTTTCAAGTACTCAGGTGAAGCAACAACAACCGATCGTGATGAAGTGAATTTTCGCGCTATCAGGTTGCTGTCTTTAATTTCACCGACCCTGATCACTACATCATAACCTTCAGCAACGACATCAATCAGTCGATCATTAAACTCAACCTCAAGTTTAATATCAGGGTAACGGTGCATAAATTCTGGCAAAACATCAAGCAGGTATTTAGAACCGAAACTGCCGGGTGCATTAACACGTAATAATCCACTCGGCTCTTCCTGCAACTGGTTAATAGATCGCTCGGCATTCTGAGCATCTATCACAATCTGATTACAGCGTTCGTAATAAGCACGGCCCGCATTAGTGAGGCTAATTGTACGTGTCGTTCGATTTAGTAATCGGCTACCCAGTCGTTTTTCAAGCCGGGTAACTTCCTTGCTCACATACGAAGTACTATGCCCAAGCGCATGCGCAGCTGCGGTAAATGAACCGGCCTTAACCACCCCTACGAACACTGCCATACCATCTAACAGATCGATATTTGCGACTCTTTCTACCATTTTCCCAACCATTACACCCTAAACGGAAACAATGTCTTTCTATATAGCATATTTATGCGTAGTTATTAATAAATTAAACTGTTTATAAGTTATTAATTAACACCAAACAAACATATAAGACCAGACTGGAGACAGAGATGAGAATACTGACATTTGCCGCAACCAGCAGCTCAAAATCAATCAACAAACAACTTGCGAGTTATGCTGCGAGTCAGCTAGATAACGCTGATATTGAGATACTCGATATAAACGACTATGAACTGCCCTTATTCAGTGAAGACAAAGAACTCGAACTAGGACAACCCTATTTAGCAAAAAAATTTATAGATAAGATTGCCACCAGTGATGCCCTGATTATCGCTTTCGCAGAACATAATGGCTCTTACACTGCGGCATATAAAAACATTTTTGACTGGGCATCCCGTGTTAATCCGAAAGTGTTTCAGAATAAACCTGTTGTAATGCTCGCTACTTCACCAGGACCCGGTGGAGCATCAAGCGTTCTGGCAACCGCAATTTCGTCTGCCCCTTTTTTCGATGGAGTCGTAAAAGGCAGTCTCTCGGTTCCAGATTTTTATGAAAACTTTGATAGTGAACAGGGAAAGATTATTAATGATGAGATTAACGAAAGATTAATAACCGCGGTAAACAACTTAATCTGAAAATAATCTACAGGAGAATGTTATGGAAATTTTAAAACGTGACAGTTTGAACGAAGGTGGATTCGCGGGTTTAAGAGAACACCGACTGATAAAAGAGCCTGAATTATTTGGACCACAGGCAAATATTGATGGAAGCTGGCCGGGAAAAATTAATGGCCTGGGTAATTTTATATATCTTGCTGATGCCCGTTTCAAACCACACGGTGAAACGCACATGCACAGTCATCATGAAGTCGATGTTATATCCGTTATGGTTGATGGAAACATTTCACATGAAGGCTCCCTTGAACACGGAAAAAATTTAACAAAAAATGATGTGCAAATACAACGTGCTGGTGGTGAAGGCTTCTCTCACAATGAAGTAAATCCGGATGATGACTGGAACCGCTTGATTCAACTTTGGGTATTGCCCGAAGTTGCAGGACAACCAACTGATTACAAAGTGTATACACCATTAACTGGTGAATTAACACGTATATATGGAGGTGATGAAAACGATAAAGCAGACTTCCCTGCTAAAACAAAACTGGATATTGCCGTGTTGAGAAATGAACAACAGATAGAAGTTAATAAACCATTTTTAGCCTATATTACTCGGGGTAACGGTCTGCTTAACGGAGAGTCTGTTGTCGATGGTGATTTAATACGCGGTGAATCAATAAAATTCAAAGCACAGTCTGATACACAATTAATTATTATACACTTTGAATAAAACATAAAATTCATATAATTGAAATTCCCGGGGATGGATCTCGTTTTTTGAGCTCTGTCCCCTGTGGTAATTCCGATAAAATAAATAAAACTATGAATTACTCCGTACAACTCTTGATGGCATCAATAAGGGGACAGAGCGCCAGAAAACGGCGGTCTATCCCCGAGGGTTATGTGCCTTAACAGTGCTAATTATCTTGTAGCTTTATCATAACCAAACTCACCACACCACTCACCCTTTTGATAATCAATTAACAACCAGTTAGGTACAAATCGCTCTGGATTTTCTATATCAAAAATCTCTATAGATTCATGATTGTGAATATCCACATCTTTAGGTGCGCAAACATTGGTCGTTATCGGTTTAAAAGACAGAAACATATTTTCATTCAGTTTCACTGCATTATCGCTCAGACCTTTCATTGATTGAAAAACACGTTTCTTAATCATACAACTAAACTGCAACTCCATTTCTAAATTTACAATTTCAGGTAAATTAGATAATTGCTTACTTGCCAGTTTACTGTATTCAACTTTAAGCTCACGACCTAACAGATTAATGACCGTTTGCGTATTCATATAAACAACGTAACGTCACTTTTCTGTGCTGTTGGTAGAAACGATGCTGCGCCAACCCAGTCAGCTACTTCAGGAATAAATTCATCTGTATCCCAACCAAATAATTCAACCGTCATCTGGCAGGCTACCATTTTCACACCAGCCTCCAGAGACAACTCACGCAATTCACTGATACTCGCAACACCATTATTTTTAATCGTTTGCTTCATTAATGATGTAGCCATTTTTTCAAAACCCGGCATATTAGTTGCCATCGCATTTGGTATATTCCAGTTAATATCCTGAAACCAGTTTGGTCCAAATGGCATTTTCATTGGCATTGCGGTATTACCCATAGGCGTAATTGTTAGATCAAGGTCTTCTTTAAGCAGGCTTAAACCATAGAAAGTAAAAAACAGCTCAACTTCCCAACCCAGAGCCGCGGCCGTAGAAGCAAGAATAAAGGGAGGGTAAGCCCAGTCAAGGGA
This genomic window from endosymbiont of Galathealinum brachiosum contains:
- a CDS encoding pilus assembly protein, giving the protein MEILKRDSLNEGGFAGLREHRLIKEPELFGPQANIDGSWPGKINGLGNFIYLADARFKPHGETHMHSHHEVDVISVMVDGNISHEGSLEHGKNLTKNDVQIQRAGGEGFSHNEVNPDDDWNRLIQLWVLPEVAGQPTDYKVYTPLTGELTRIYGGDENDKADFPAKTKLDIAVLRNEQQIEVNKPFLAYITRGNGLLNGESVVDGDLIRGESIKFKAQSDTQLIIIHFE
- a CDS encoding NADPH-dependent FMN reductase, encoding MRILTFAATSSSKSINKQLASYAASQLDNADIEILDINDYELPLFSEDKELELGQPYLAKKFIDKIATSDALIIAFAEHNGSYTAAYKNIFDWASRVNPKVFQNKPVVMLATSPGPGGASSVLATAISSAPFFDGVVKGSLSVPDFYENFDSEQGKIINDEINERLITAVNNLI
- a CDS encoding LysR family transcriptional regulator; this encodes MVGKMVERVANIDLLDGMAVFVGVVKAGSFTAAAHALGHSTSYVSKEVTRLEKRLGSRLLNRTTRTISLTNAGRAYYERCNQIVIDAQNAERSINQLQEEPSGLLRVNAPGSFGSKYLLDVLPEFMHRYPDIKLEVEFNDRLIDVVAEGYDVVIRVGEIKDSNLIARKFTSSRSVVVASPEYLKRRGTPQNVEELTQHDCIAYSLLPAPTQWVFNKGGKRSSVTIEARAMCNSANIEIAMVMKGIGITRVPLFTCEKEVDSGELQVILDDYDHIKYDVYAVYPHRQYLTAKVRAFVDFVVDAFE
- a CDS encoding NADH-quinone oxidoreductase subunit F yields the protein MQKHEDSKTPSLAIVVTKGSLDWAYPPFILASTAAALGWEVELFFTFYGLSLLKEDLDLTITPMGNTAMPMKMPFGPNWFQDINWNIPNAMATNMPGFEKMATSLMKQTIKNNGVASISELRELSLEAGVKMVACQMTVELFGWDTDEFIPEVADWVGAASFLPTAQKSDVTLFI